The DNA window GCGTCTATGCGGAGCATGAAGCGCGCATTCCAATCACCGTCAACCGTGGATATCTGCTTCCAGCTTTCGTGAATGAAGAGACGCTTGTGGTCGTCGTCAGCTATTCGGGTGGAACAGAGGAATCGTTGTCCGCTTACGCTGAAGCGGTCAATCGCGGCGCACAGATCGTCGTCGTGACCTCGGGCGGGAAACTGCTCGATGAGGCAGAAGCGGCAGGCATTCCTTCGGCGGTCATTCCTGGCGGACTCGCTCCCCGCGCCGCGCTGGGCTACCTGTTCTTCCCGCTGCTGATGATCGCCGCCCGGCTGGATATTCTCGACCTGCAGCAGTCCGTTCTTGCTGAAACGCAGCAGGTGCTGGAGAATGCGACGAAGCAGTACGCTGATTTTCTCAGTGATCGCAATCCCGCCATCCTGGTTGCAGGAAAACTGCAGGGCAAACTGCCTGTGCTGTATGCGGCGCAGGTCGGACTCGAGGCGGTGCTGACGCGCTGGCGCTGCCAGATCGAGGAAAACGCAAAAATGCTCTCGTACACCAACGTGTTTCCTGAGATGAACCACAACGAAATCGTGGGTTGGGAACAGAATCCCGAACTGTTAAAGCGCATTGGCGTTGTTGTTCTGCATGACAGGGACGATCTGCCGCAGATTCGCAAGCGCATCGCTGTGACGATGGAACTTCTGCGTCCCTACGCG is part of the bacterium genome and encodes:
- a CDS encoding bifunctional phosphoglucose/phosphomannose isomerase, translating into MTTTDFSQRIRELDSHDMYSVLCDLPQQAKTGIDIGNSVNLSSIRTERIRNLIVCGMGGSAIGGDVLRVYAEHEARIPITVNRGYLLPAFVNEETLVVVVSYSGGTEESLSAYAEAVNRGAQIVVVTSGGKLLDEAEAAGIPSAVIPGGLAPRAALGYLFFPLLMIAARLDILDLQQSVLAETQQVLENATKQYADFLSDRNPAILVAGKLQGKLPVLYAAQVGLEAVLTRWRCQIEENAKMLSYTNVFPEMNHNEIVGWEQNPELLKRIGVVVLHDRDDLPQIRKRIAVTMELLRPYAAEVVEIYAKEEARLARVLGLICLGDWVSFYLAIQNGVDPYPIEKINRLKEELGKL